The DNA sequence GTAACATTCGATTACGGACATGTTAATAACTCCTCCTTTATCTCTATTTTCACAAGCAATGTCATCTAATCACATTAATTGACCAATTACTTGGTAAGCCTTGACACTGGGTAAAATGTGGACTTACCAGTGTTTATATGATAGCATCGTTTTTGCGGCACCTGAACTTTCGATTACAAATAGAAGTCAGAATTGTCTTAATATTTCCTAAATGTTGCAAAGGGCGAAAATGTGCGGAATAATAGATACAAATGCGTAAATTGTGTAATGGCGAAATCTCTTGGGAGGGTGGACTTAATGTTCAAGGAAGAGGAACTGAAAAAGATATCTGAAACTCGTCTTAAATACGAGGAAGAAGTAAAAAAGGTCACTCAAAAATACCCCGAGCGCAAGGGCACATTTTCCACCTGTGGCGGGATACCGGTAGAGAGGCTTTATACGCCGGAAAACATCAAAGACATGGATTACCTTGAGGATCTCAATTTTCCCGGAGAATATCCCTATACCAGAGGCGTTCAGCCCACGATGTACAGGGGTCGCTTTTGGACCATGCGCCAGTACGCCGGCTATGCTTCCGCCGAGGAGTCCAATGAGAGATATAAATATCTTCTGCAGCAGGGCCAGACGGGCCTTTCCGTGGCCTTCGACCTGCCGACGCAAATAGGATACGATTCTGACCACCCCATGGCACAGGGCGAGGTGGGCAAGGTGGGCGTGGCCATAGACAGCCTCGAGGACATGGAGACCCTGTTCGACGGCATACCCCTGGATAAGGTCTCTACGTCCATGACAATCAACGCGCCCGCTTCGATACTGCTTGCCATGTACATCGCCGTCGGCGAAAAACAGAACGTCCCCATCGATAAACTGTCGGGCACGATCCAAAACGATATCTTGAAAGAATACATAGCAAGGGGAACCTATATATTCCCGCCTAAGCCTTCCATGCGCCTGATCACCGATATCTTCGAGTTTTGCAGCAAACACGTGCCCAAGTGGAACACCATTTCCATCTCCGGATACCACATAAGGGAAGCAGGTTCGACGGCAGTTCAAGAAGTCGCCTTTACGCTTGCTGACGGAATAGCCTACGTCGAAGCTGCCGTCAAGAAGGGCTTGGATCCCAACGTCTTCGGACGAAGGCTATCCTTTTTCTTCAATTCCCACAACGACTTCCTGGAGGAGATAGCCAAATTCAGGGCCGCCAGGAGGCTTTGGGCCAAGATAATGAAGGAAAGGTTTGACGTGACTCACCCCGATGCGCAAAAGTTGCGTTTCCACACCCAGACGGCTGGCAGTACCCTCACCGCTCAGCAACCGGAAAACAACATAATACGAGTTACCATCCAGGCCTTGGCGGCCGTGTTGGGCGGAACGCAGTCGCTTCACACCAACAGCTTCGATGAAGCCCTGGCGTTGCCCTCGGAGGACAGCGTTCGCATAGCGCTAAGGACGCAGCAGATCATCGCCTACGAATCGGGCGTGACGAACACCATAGACCCCCTTGCGGGAAGCTATTACCTGGAGTGGCTCACTGACGAGATAGAAAGAAGGGCCCAGGAATACATAAGCAAGATCGACGAGATGGGCGGCATGCTGGTCGCCATCGAAAGAGGTTACGTGCAGCAGCAGATTCAGGATTCTGCCTATGCCTATCAGCGGGCTATTGAGAAGGGCGAACAGATCGTCGTCGGCGTCAACAAATTCCAGATCGAGGAAGAGGGCAAATCCCGCAAGATATTGAGGGTAGATCCTTCCGTGGCCGAAAAGCAGATCGCAAGGCTCAAGGCGCTCAAGGAGCGCAGGGATAACGTCAAAGTTGGCGATGTGCTTGAGGAGATCAGGAAGGCTGCCCGGGACGAATCGCAAAACCTCATGCCCAAGATATTGGAGGCCGTTAAGGCTTACGCCACCTTGGGCGAGATATGCAACGTACTGCGGGAAGAATTCGGAGAATATAAAGAAAGCATAATCCTCTAAATATATGGAGGCAGGGACGATGGAAGACAAAAAGATACGCGTAATAGTGGCAAAACCGGGACTTGACGGACACGACAGGGGAGCCAAGGTGGTGGCGAGGGCCCTAAGGGACGCAGGCATGGAGGTCATCTATACCGGTTTGCGACAGACCCCCGAGCAGATCGTCGCCACGGCCATACAGGAGGACGCAGATGCTATTGGCCTGAGCATACTGTCCGGAGCGCATGAACATTATTTTAGAGAAGTGATACGACTTCTTAAGGAAAGGGGAGCCGATGACATCATAGTCTTCGGCGGCGGCGTGATCCCCGATGACGATGTGCCCATTCTCAAGGAGATGGGGGTAAAGGCTGTCTTCGGACCGGGGACCCCGACGTCCGAGATAATAGAATGGCTTCAAAGTGCAGTCCAGGAAAGAAGATCCAGGGAACGCGTTTAGTTGCATCAGCTCATGATGGACGTGCCGGGAAGGAGAGTGGATCGCGAGATGAAAGTAGTAGGCGTGGACCACATAGGGATAGCGGTTAAATCCATTGACGAGGCTTTGAAGTTTTGGGAGGATGCTTTGGGCATCAAATGTACCGGCAGGGAGGAGGTC is a window from the Acetomicrobium flavidum genome containing:
- a CDS encoding acyl-CoA mutase large subunit family protein encodes the protein MFKEEELKKISETRLKYEEEVKKVTQKYPERKGTFSTCGGIPVERLYTPENIKDMDYLEDLNFPGEYPYTRGVQPTMYRGRFWTMRQYAGYASAEESNERYKYLLQQGQTGLSVAFDLPTQIGYDSDHPMAQGEVGKVGVAIDSLEDMETLFDGIPLDKVSTSMTINAPASILLAMYIAVGEKQNVPIDKLSGTIQNDILKEYIARGTYIFPPKPSMRLITDIFEFCSKHVPKWNTISISGYHIREAGSTAVQEVAFTLADGIAYVEAAVKKGLDPNVFGRRLSFFFNSHNDFLEEIAKFRAARRLWAKIMKERFDVTHPDAQKLRFHTQTAGSTLTAQQPENNIIRVTIQALAAVLGGTQSLHTNSFDEALALPSEDSVRIALRTQQIIAYESGVTNTIDPLAGSYYLEWLTDEIERRAQEYISKIDEMGGMLVAIERGYVQQQIQDSAYAYQRAIEKGEQIVVGVNKFQIEEEGKSRKILRVDPSVAEKQIARLKALKERRDNVKVGDVLEEIRKAARDESQNLMPKILEAVKAYATLGEICNVLREEFGEYKESIIL
- a CDS encoding cobalamin B12-binding domain-containing protein; amino-acid sequence: MEDKKIRVIVAKPGLDGHDRGAKVVARALRDAGMEVIYTGLRQTPEQIVATAIQEDADAIGLSILSGAHEHYFREVIRLLKERGADDIIVFGGGVIPDDDVPILKEMGVKAVFGPGTPTSEIIEWLQSAVQERRSRERV